From Trichocoleus sp. FACHB-46, one genomic window encodes:
- a CDS encoding sucrose-phosphate phosphatase, producing the protein MTQFLFVTDLDNTLVGDAAALQVLNQKLAQHRQEHGTKIVYSTGRSLSSYQELKAEQQLLEPDALVVAVGTEIYYNGSDAPDATWSDKLSHNWDRDVVVATGAHFADLVPQPEPEQRPFKVSYFLTEEAAVEVLPQIEALLKQRGLEVKLIYSSGKDFDILPRQADKGMAMAFLRQTWGIDSAQTVVCGDSGNDCALFSVEKERGIIVGNAQPEMLAWHEANPFEHHYLAKAHCAGGILEGLNYFGFL; encoded by the coding sequence GTGACGCAATTTCTATTTGTAACCGACCTGGACAACACTCTAGTAGGAGATGCCGCCGCCCTCCAAGTGTTGAACCAAAAGCTAGCCCAGCATCGCCAAGAGCATGGCACCAAAATTGTTTATAGTACCGGGCGATCGCTGTCGTCGTACCAAGAACTCAAAGCCGAACAGCAATTGCTAGAGCCAGATGCCCTCGTCGTGGCAGTGGGCACCGAAATTTATTACAACGGCAGTGACGCTCCAGATGCGACTTGGTCAGACAAGCTCTCGCACAACTGGGATCGAGATGTGGTGGTGGCTACCGGGGCGCATTTTGCGGATCTAGTACCTCAACCCGAGCCAGAACAGCGTCCTTTTAAGGTCAGTTATTTCTTGACGGAAGAAGCCGCTGTTGAAGTTTTGCCACAAATCGAAGCGTTATTAAAACAGCGCGGTTTGGAAGTAAAGCTGATTTATAGCAGTGGCAAAGACTTTGATATTTTGCCTCGCCAAGCAGACAAAGGCATGGCAATGGCATTTTTGCGGCAAACCTGGGGAATTGACTCTGCCCAAACTGTGGTGTGTGGCGATTCTGGCAATGATTGCGCTTTGTTCTCAGTGGAGAAGGAGCGAGGGATTATTGTCGGTAACGCCCAACCGGAAATGTTGGCGTGGCACGAAGCCAACCCCTTCGAGCACCACTACTTAGCTAAAGCTCACTGTGCGGGCGGTATTCTGGAAGGTCTGAACTACTTCGGCTTTCTCTAA
- a CDS encoding alpha-amylase family glycosyl hydrolase, with product MVSPIEFSLFAPRVEKVALIGSFLDWKEAPMTKGEDGYYRASVDLEDGVYQYKFRVLSKTEYLHGQWLDVNDPYATEIDLNTQNGMMRVKDGEKVSTFYEWQHDDKPLPANEELVIYEMHIADFVGEIEGVTLGQYFLAAIAKLDYLVELGINAIELMPVTEYTGNYRWGYLVRYFFAPESSYGNPEDLKKFIDECHARGIRVLIDGIYNHSDGESPLLKIDRDYWYYHDMHYPDDPDNFWGPEFNYDGYDETLDIKPAWKFIGDVVRYWVQEYHIDGIRYDAIRQLGNYDFLFWLTQEATKAAGNKPFYNIAEHIPEAICVTEPDGPFEGCWHESFRIFAIEHICSDRFDLAKLKEALDGKFQGFAGATSVVNYLASHDRERTLTELGDRGIFDQAAFQRAKLGAVLLMTAMGLPMIWMGDEFGEYKRKTETTTQPNKLQWHLLEQDFNQDLLKYYQKLIALRKKIPALQSSNVNFFYEHIENQILAYVRWNDMGSRVVVVANFSDQSFPEYQIPQFPEDGNWYEWLNDRQYQVENACLTTELKDFAAKVFIYQP from the coding sequence ATGGTAAGCCCTATTGAGTTCAGCTTATTTGCTCCCCGTGTCGAGAAAGTGGCACTCATCGGATCGTTCTTAGACTGGAAGGAGGCGCCGATGACCAAAGGAGAAGATGGCTACTATCGGGCCTCTGTAGACTTGGAAGACGGAGTTTATCAATACAAATTTCGGGTGCTGTCCAAGACTGAGTACTTGCACGGTCAGTGGCTCGATGTGAACGATCCCTACGCCACCGAAATCGACCTCAATACTCAAAATGGCATGATGCGCGTCAAAGATGGGGAAAAGGTCAGCACCTTCTACGAATGGCAGCACGATGATAAACCCTTACCTGCCAACGAAGAACTCGTCATTTATGAGATGCACATTGCAGATTTCGTAGGTGAAATTGAAGGGGTGACGTTGGGGCAGTATTTTCTTGCCGCGATCGCCAAACTAGACTACCTCGTAGAACTGGGCATCAATGCAATCGAACTCATGCCCGTGACGGAATACACCGGAAATTACCGCTGGGGCTACTTGGTGCGTTATTTCTTCGCCCCTGAGTCCAGCTACGGTAATCCAGAAGACTTGAAAAAATTTATTGATGAGTGCCATGCGCGCGGCATTCGGGTCTTGATCGATGGCATCTATAACCACTCAGACGGGGAAAGCCCGCTCCTCAAGATCGATCGCGACTACTGGTACTACCACGACATGCACTATCCAGATGACCCAGACAACTTCTGGGGGCCAGAGTTTAACTACGATGGCTACGATGAAACCCTGGACATCAAACCAGCCTGGAAGTTTATTGGCGATGTCGTGCGCTATTGGGTGCAGGAGTACCACATTGACGGCATTCGCTACGATGCGATTCGCCAGTTGGGGAACTACGACTTTTTGTTCTGGCTAACCCAGGAAGCGACGAAAGCCGCAGGCAACAAACCTTTTTACAACATTGCTGAGCATATTCCAGAGGCCATTTGCGTCACAGAACCGGATGGCCCATTTGAAGGCTGTTGGCATGAAAGCTTCCGCATCTTTGCAATCGAGCATATTTGCAGCGATAGGTTCGATTTAGCCAAGCTGAAAGAAGCCTTAGATGGTAAGTTCCAAGGTTTTGCGGGTGCCACTTCTGTCGTAAATTATCTCGCCAGCCACGATCGCGAACGCACTCTAACTGAGTTAGGCGATCGCGGCATCTTTGACCAAGCAGCGTTTCAACGCGCCAAGTTAGGTGCAGTCTTACTGATGACCGCAATGGGTCTGCCCATGATTTGGATGGGCGACGAGTTTGGTGAGTATAAGCGTAAAACCGAAACTACAACCCAGCCGAATAAATTGCAGTGGCATTTATTAGAACAAGATTTTAACCAAGACTTACTCAAGTACTATCAAAAGCTCATTGCCTTGCGGAAAAAAATTCCAGCCCTGCAAAGTAGCAATGTTAATTTTTTCTACGAACATATCGAGAATCAAATATTAGCTTACGTGCGCTGGAATGATATGGGTTCCAGAGTCGTAGTCGTTGCTAATTTCTCTGATCAATCCTTCCCTGAATATCAAATTCCGCAGTTTCCAGAAGATGGCAATTGGTATGAATGGTTGAACGATCGCCAATACCAAGTAGAAAATGCTTGCCTCACTACGGAACTCAAAGATTTTGCAGCGAAAGTATTTATCTACCAGCCTTAA
- the rpsO gene encoding 30S ribosomal protein S15: MALLQERKHEIISDYQVHETDTGSADVQVAMLTERINKLSDHLKTNKKDHASRRGLLKMIGHRKQLLAYILKQDQGRYRALIGRLGIRG, from the coding sequence ATGGCCCTGCTGCAAGAGCGTAAGCACGAAATCATTTCTGACTACCAGGTTCACGAGACTGACACTGGTTCTGCTGATGTCCAAGTTGCCATGCTCACAGAGCGGATCAACAAACTGAGTGACCACCTGAAGACCAACAAAAAAGATCACGCCTCTCGTCGTGGTCTCTTGAAAATGATCGGTCATCGTAAGCAGTTACTCGCTTACATCCTGAAACAAGATCAGGGACGTTATAGAGCTTTGATCGGTCGGCTAGGCATTCGCGGTTAG
- the ruvA gene encoding Holliday junction branch migration protein RuvA: MIGYLKGTVASIQKNPSNRVTLTLDVNQVGYDIQVVPRLIQQLPDLGEPVQIFTHLQVREDQMILFGFGTAAERDLFRQLVSVSGIGPQLAVALLDKMGLQDLVQAIVSGNTKALARTPGVGAKTAERIALELKTKLAEWRQHTGLSSLPSAGPTPEIQEDVEMTLLALGYTSDEIMQALQAVGQNTSLAKNSEPDAWIREAIAWLSQ; encoded by the coding sequence ATGATTGGTTATCTCAAGGGCACCGTCGCCAGCATCCAAAAAAATCCCAGCAATCGGGTCACTCTCACTCTAGATGTGAATCAGGTGGGCTACGACATCCAAGTAGTCCCTCGCCTAATTCAACAATTACCTGACTTAGGAGAGCCTGTCCAAATCTTCACGCATCTACAAGTGCGAGAAGACCAAATGATTTTGTTTGGCTTTGGCACCGCCGCTGAGCGAGATTTGTTTCGCCAACTGGTCAGCGTCAGCGGCATTGGCCCACAACTCGCCGTAGCGCTTCTAGACAAAATGGGGCTGCAAGACCTCGTGCAGGCGATCGTTTCTGGCAACACGAAAGCTTTGGCCCGTACCCCTGGTGTGGGAGCCAAAACCGCAGAACGGATTGCCCTAGAACTCAAAACCAAGCTGGCCGAGTGGCGGCAACATACAGGCTTGTCCAGCTTGCCCTCGGCTGGCCCCACCCCTGAAATTCAAGAAGATGTAGAAATGACGCTGCTGGCTTTGGGCTACACCAGCGACGAGATTATGCAAGCGCTGCAAGCCGTAGGACAAAACACCAGCCTGGCGAAAAACTCCGAACCCGATGCCTGGATTCGGGAAGCGATCGCCTGGCTTAGCCAATAG
- a CDS encoding alpha-amylase family glycosyl hydrolase codes for MSSPIEFNLFAPYNEGAALVGSFSDWEEIPMQKDKDGFFRTTVELKDGVYQYKFRVQSKSWFFEPDQWVDVNDPYATDIDNPTQNGVVRIKDGERIVDTYVWQHDDKPLPPDHELVIYEMHVGDFSGGEDDPHARGKYKHVIEKLDYLCDLGINAIELMPVKEYPGDHSWGYNPRYFFATESSYGTTEELKRLIDECHGRGIRVIMDGIYNHSEAESPLTQIDHDYWYHHEPRDPDNNWGPEFNYEHYDENLDTYPARRFAGDTVRFWTQEYHIDGVRYDAARQIANYDFMHWLVQEAKQAAGSKPFYNIAEHIPENPSITNVDGPMDGCWHDSFYHCVLEHICGDTFDLERLKDVIDARRQGFMGATNIVNYLTNHDHNHILAELGDREIFDEEAFKRAKLGAVLLMTAMGVPLVWMGEEFGEYKYKTVDQAKIEWPLLGNDLNRSLWDYYKGLIQLRKSNHALYTENVDFFHENPEAKVLAYTRWNDEGSRVAVVANFSDQFLAGYQVPNFPANGTWHEWTRDYDVESGDHNLIVDLGSYEAQVFVWQS; via the coding sequence ATGTCAAGCCCTATTGAATTTAATTTATTTGCTCCCTATAACGAAGGTGCTGCTTTAGTCGGGTCTTTTTCTGATTGGGAAGAGATCCCCATGCAAAAAGACAAAGATGGTTTTTTTCGCACCACTGTTGAACTCAAAGATGGCGTTTATCAATATAAATTCCGGGTGCAATCAAAAAGCTGGTTTTTTGAACCCGATCAGTGGGTAGATGTCAATGACCCTTACGCTACGGATATTGATAACCCTACTCAAAACGGTGTGGTGCGGATCAAAGATGGGGAAAGAATTGTCGATACTTACGTCTGGCAACATGACGACAAACCCTTGCCGCCCGACCATGAACTAGTGATTTACGAAATGCACGTGGGCGACTTTTCCGGTGGTGAAGACGATCCCCACGCTCGTGGCAAATACAAGCACGTGATTGAGAAGTTAGACTACCTGTGCGATCTAGGCATTAACGCGATCGAATTGATGCCCGTCAAAGAGTATCCAGGTGACCACAGCTGGGGCTACAACCCCCGTTATTTCTTCGCGACAGAATCTAGTTATGGCACCACCGAGGAGCTAAAGCGCCTGATCGATGAATGTCATGGCCGTGGCATTCGCGTGATCATGGATGGGATCTACAACCACTCCGAAGCTGAAAGCCCCCTGACCCAAATCGACCACGACTATTGGTATCACCACGAACCCCGTGACCCCGACAACAACTGGGGACCAGAATTTAATTACGAGCACTACGACGAAAACCTAGACACCTATCCCGCTCGGCGGTTTGCGGGTGATACTGTGCGCTTCTGGACACAGGAATACCATATTGATGGCGTTCGCTACGATGCCGCTCGCCAAATCGCCAACTACGACTTTATGCACTGGTTGGTGCAAGAGGCGAAACAAGCCGCAGGTAGCAAACCGTTTTACAACATTGCCGAGCATATTCCCGAAAACCCTAGCATCACCAACGTCGATGGCCCGATGGATGGCTGCTGGCACGATAGTTTCTATCACTGCGTTTTAGAGCATATTTGTGGCGATACTTTTGACCTGGAGCGGCTCAAAGATGTGATTGACGCTAGACGGCAAGGCTTCATGGGAGCCACCAACATCGTCAATTACCTCACCAACCACGACCACAACCACATCCTGGCCGAGCTGGGCGATCGCGAAATTTTTGACGAAGAAGCCTTCAAGCGCGCCAAACTAGGGGCAGTGCTGCTGATGACAGCAATGGGCGTGCCACTGGTTTGGATGGGTGAAGAATTTGGCGAGTACAAATACAAAACCGTAGACCAAGCAAAGATTGAATGGCCCTTGCTAGGAAATGACTTGAATCGCAGCTTGTGGGATTACTACAAAGGCTTGATCCAACTCCGCAAGAGCAATCACGCCCTGTATACCGAGAATGTCGATTTCTTCCACGAGAACCCAGAGGCCAAAGTTCTAGCCTATACCCGCTGGAATGATGAAGGTTCTAGAGTCGCCGTTGTCGCCAACTTCTCCGACCAATTTTTGGCAGGCTATCAAGTGCCCAACTTCCCAGCCAACGGCACTTGGCATGAGTGGACTAGAGACTACGATGTAGAGTCGGGAGACCACAACCTCATCGTTGATTTGGGTAGCTACGAAGCTCAGGTGTTTGTTTGGCAATCCTAA
- the aroF gene encoding 3-deoxy-7-phosphoheptulonate synthase, with translation MIVVMKSGSPEAEVARITQELTTWGLTPEKIVGKHKVVVGLVGETVDLDPLQIQEISPWIEQVLRVEQPFKRASREYRHGEAGDVVVSTPNGPVHIGEHHPVVVVAGPCSVENEEMIVETARRVKAAGAHFLRGGAYKPRTSPYAFQGHGESALNLLAAARDASGLGIITEVMDAADLDKIAEVADVVQVGARNMQNFSLLKKVGAQDKPVLLKRGMSATIEEWLMAAEYILAAGNSNVILCERGIRTFDRQYARNTLDLSVLPVLRSLTHLPIMIDPSHGTGRAEYVPAMAMAAIAGGTDSLMIEVHPNPKKALSDGPQSLTPDRFDQLMKELAVVGNAVNRWPQSAAAIV, from the coding sequence ATGATTGTGGTTATGAAGAGCGGCTCGCCGGAAGCCGAGGTTGCTCGTATTACCCAAGAACTCACAACTTGGGGTCTGACACCAGAAAAGATCGTTGGGAAACACAAAGTTGTCGTGGGTCTAGTGGGGGAAACAGTTGACCTAGACCCATTACAAATTCAAGAAATTAGCCCTTGGATTGAACAAGTTTTACGAGTTGAGCAACCATTTAAGCGAGCCAGCCGAGAGTACCGCCACGGAGAAGCGGGCGATGTCGTCGTTTCTACACCGAATGGTCCTGTCCATATTGGTGAACATCACCCGGTAGTCGTGGTAGCAGGTCCTTGCTCGGTCGAAAACGAAGAAATGATTGTGGAAACGGCGCGGCGAGTGAAAGCGGCAGGCGCACATTTCTTGCGGGGCGGTGCCTACAAACCTCGGACTTCACCCTATGCCTTCCAGGGCCACGGGGAAAGCGCTCTGAACCTGCTGGCCGCAGCTCGTGATGCCAGTGGCTTGGGAATTATCACCGAAGTCATGGACGCGGCTGATTTAGACAAGATTGCCGAAGTGGCAGATGTGGTGCAAGTCGGTGCCCGCAATATGCAAAACTTCTCGCTCTTGAAGAAGGTGGGGGCTCAAGATAAGCCTGTGCTGCTGAAGCGGGGGATGTCGGCCACGATCGAAGAATGGCTGATGGCAGCGGAGTACATTCTAGCTGCGGGAAACTCTAACGTGATTTTGTGTGAGCGTGGCATTCGCACGTTCGATCGCCAATATGCCCGCAATACACTGGATCTGTCTGTGTTGCCTGTGCTGCGATCGCTCACCCACCTCCCGATCATGATTGACCCCAGCCACGGGACAGGCCGAGCAGAGTACGTCCCTGCAATGGCAATGGCGGCGATCGCAGGTGGCACTGACTCACTGATGATCGAAGTCCATCCCAATCCCAAGAAAGCCCTCTCCGATGGCCCTCAATCCCTCACACCCGATCGCTTTGACCAGTTGATGAAAGAGCTAGCAGTAGTGGGTAACGCTGTGAATCGTTGGCCTCAATCTGCGGCAGCGATCGTTTAA
- a CDS encoding PAM68 family protein, translated as MAPESDDRARLPFEPTKNRKKAAKTESSKPQPVVKQESQPKASTQKSSQQEMAIPDVVSKRMARRMAFFCGIPTSLGMATFFAAYWVVSHDWIKLPNVVVVLVSMGFFGLGVLGLTYGVLSASWDEEAPGSLLGASEFAINWGRMTGAWRSAKQQKDSP; from the coding sequence ATGGCTCCTGAATCTGACGATCGAGCACGCCTACCTTTTGAACCTACTAAAAATCGTAAAAAAGCTGCCAAAACAGAAAGCTCTAAGCCTCAACCAGTCGTGAAGCAAGAGAGCCAACCTAAAGCCAGTACGCAAAAATCCTCTCAGCAGGAAATGGCGATTCCGGATGTAGTCAGCAAGCGTATGGCTCGTCGGATGGCTTTTTTCTGTGGTATCCCTACGAGTTTAGGGATGGCTACATTTTTTGCGGCTTATTGGGTTGTCAGCCACGACTGGATCAAACTGCCCAACGTAGTAGTCGTACTAGTGAGCATGGGCTTTTTTGGTCTAGGAGTTTTGGGACTGACCTACGGGGTGCTTTCAGCCTCTTGGGACGAAGAAGCACCAGGTAGCTTACTAGGAGCCTCAGAGTTTGCTATCAACTGGGGCCGCATGACCGGAGCGTGGCGCTCTGCGAAACAGCAAAAAGATTCGCCTTGA